The Helianthus annuus cultivar XRQ/B chromosome 16, HanXRQr2.0-SUNRISE, whole genome shotgun sequence genome includes a window with the following:
- the LOC110926724 gene encoding uncharacterized protein LOC110926724, with amino-acid sequence MADHSDDEVIEISRDQFVQTVDEALRKEYGFFFSHEEPNVPQDSCIPQKDTITIEGSGNTSKVKQHEVQCTSKAFISEGSQSHTEDAKENIDSVGSSKYKKRVDGDSCAQNTIPEDPEVLNFTRKGEYRLRLPVGVSKRAGFTKKLHTLNIENMQGQVTTYEVKPERNGKALRYSVIDWPVFMAENNLNDGDMLDFTYVNSKKTVILKNVRHV; translated from the exons ATGGCAGACCATTCCGATGACGAGGTTATAGAAATATCTCGTGATCAGTTTGTTCAGACAGTAGATGAG GCCTTACGTAAAGAATATGGTTTCTTTTTTTCACATGAAGAACCAAATGTCCCCCAG GATAGTTGTATTCCGCAAAAAGATACTATCACCATTGAGGGAAGTGGAAATACAAGTAAGGTTAAACAACATGAAGTTCAATGTACTTCCAAGGCCTTTATATCTGAAGGATCTCAATCTCACACGGAAGAT GCAAAGGAAAACATAGACTCGGTTGGTAGTTCGAAGTATAAGAAGCGTGTAGATGGAGACAGTTGCGCACAAAACACTATTCCTGAAGATCCCGAAGTTTTGAACTTTACCCGTAAAGGAGAATACAGGCTG CGTCTTCCGGTCGGGGTTTCAAAGCGCGCTGGCTTTACAAAGAAGCTTCATACTTTGAACATTGAAAACATGCAGGGCCAAGTTACTACTTACGAAGTCAAACCGGAACGGAACGGAAAAGCTCTACGCTATTCAGTCATCGACTGGCCTGTCTTTATGGCCGAGAATAACTTGAATGACGGCGACATGCTTGATTTCACTTATGTGAATTCAAAGAAAACCGTTATCTTAAAAAATGTCCGACATGTCTAA